The stretch of DNA acctactccattcagaatcgatttcaggcaggaggcgtgaactctgttgaagtttgaaacgattgggcctgattttacccaatcgctaacgtttggtcatgACAGCTATAGAgacaacacggtctcacacccaactcgttgaaagaggacgcatggtcaagcctcctggcgtcaatatcggaagccgaaggtgctcCCACGTGTTCATATGCAACGCGAAGGGCTGCCATAGACATCgatgtaaatcctttggcgtatCCCCTCCGTTCGCTGATTCGTCCGGtggaatgcatcctgagaaatcgagttcaatgggatcagacccagacgtaatggtgaagggaaatgaaaattgagggCCATGTCAGGCTACACCCACATACACCAACCaaaaaaatcatatttaaaaggttatatatttatttcactTTTATTGACATAGACATAAAAATATTCTCATGAAAATATGTGcctttctacacaaaaaatatCTGAAAGAATATAATTATTACTGTGGTCTTAAAGAATGCTATTTTGATATTATACTCAGAATCAGAATGGCCAGGGTTGCGTAAACAAACTTATCTTAAAgtgcaacactcaacaataacataacaagaataataataatgtaaacaTTTCTTCATATCAGCGTTAAATATATCTACATTCATCTAATGACCCTAGGGATGGCCAATGTTTTAATTACTATATCATTTAATGACAATTCTGAACAACATATATTTTACACCCTTGActgattaaatgtgtgtgtgtgtgtgtgtgtgtataaccttGATTGATTAAAttgatttgaactgaactgtgcAACTCTGTCTCATATTATTACTGTATAAAAAccttaaaagtgtgtgtgtgtgtatgtatacatgtgtgtgtgcgatgcgtgcatacagtatgttagtgATGTGTGTTATTAAAACACGCTGTCTTGGCGGGTGAGGAAGTAGTCTctctgtttgttggtgtgtgtgtgtggtcgtaggtggtagaggaacacacacatcacacacacgaaACAGCTGCCACAGAACAGTCCCACtgcccaccacacactgctctggtctagaaagagatggagacacactgttaaaatacacacacacacatacacatacacgcacgtacacacacacacacacacactctctctggtctggtctggagagagatggagacacactgttaaaacacacacacacacacacacacacacacacacacacacacacacacactgctctggtctggagagagatggaaacacACTAATGTTAaaatacacccccacacacacacacacacacacgcacgcacgcacgcacacacacacacacacacacacacacacacacacacacacacacacacacacacacacacacacacacacacacacacacacacacacacacacacacacacacacattgctctggtctggagagagatggaaacacACTAATGTtaaaatacacccacacacacacacacacacacacacgcacacacacacacacacacacacacacacacactcacgcacgcacgcacgcacgcacgcacgcacgcacgcacgcacacagtctTTGCTCACCTGCCATCTGGATGTGTGCGTACACTTCTTGACTTCCTGCTGAGTTGTGAGTGACACATCTAAACTCCGCCCCTAACTCCTCCCCCCTCACCTCCACGATCACAAGCTCCGCCTCCAGTTGTCCACTCAATAATCtggcaacacacatacacacaacattacattacaacacacacacactttacgttacaagacacacaaacacacacacacacacacacacacacacacacacacacacacacacactctccatcacaACCATACAACCATCACAACAtgagcagcaacacacacaacatgagcggcaacacacacaacatgagcgATTACGCAATTAGGTTAGCGAGAGGACAGCATCATTAACGCGTTAACTTTAGACGCCTACCAATAGTCTTAATGGGGCTATTGCTTTGTCGCTAGTTTAGAGTTTAACACGGCTTTAAACTGGAGTCGGAGTTTAACactgtgttaaactccaaactagcgacagagcaattgccccgatatgtgaagtttgagtgtgtaataggtcacttaaaagctgccATTAGTGGATCAATCAGAAGGGTCTAAGTTGAAAATGAGCATCACTCATCAGTCACCTCTAGAGGGTGCTGTAGCACTGAACACACCTAAACGCTgcagctgcgcacacacacacacacacacacacacacacacacacacacacacacacacacacacacacacacacacacacacactcacacacacacacacacacacacacacacacacacacacttatggatgCTGGACTTCCAGTAGAGAATGTTTCTATGAAATACAAtctaaacatttacaaaacttACATTCACAGCTATCATAATGAGCTAATTAATATTAATTAGTAAAGGTCAGAAATATATATCAGCTATCATAATGAGCTAATTAATATTAATTTATAAAGGTCAGAAATATTGATGAAATTTGTAACTGTAATATGAACACAATACCTACATTTACAAATGTCTGATacatgtggggtgtgtgtgtgtgtgtgtgtgtgtgtgtgtgtgtgtgtgtgtgtgtgtgtgtgtgtgtgtgtgtgtgtgtgtgtgtgtgtgtgtgtgtgaagagagcaaCCTATCACCTTATGTctctttgtggtgtgtgtgtgtgtgtgtgtgtgtgtgtgtgtgtgtgtgtgtgctcaccttaTCTCTCTCTGGAACACCTGGGGGTTCAGGTCTGATGGTGATTGGCCGTCTATCAACCATGTGACCTGAGTGGATGCAGTTGATTGGCTCTCAGTGTCTACTATGCAGCGCAACACCAGACTGGACcctagagagagcagagcacatCAGATCCCATTtctacacacaggcacagacacacacagacacacagacacacacacacacacacacacacacacagattatgtgaaagatatgacacacacacactgattattTGAAAgatatgacacaaacacacacacacactgattatgCGAAagatatataacacacacacacacacactgattatgTGAAAGATATAAGATACCTACACTCTAAAAACTACTGGGTTGAAAACGACCCAAATTGGTTTGTTTCTCACCCAGGGCCTGGGTCACTATTGGACAGCAAACGTCTTGGGTTAAAATGACCTAACATGATGGGTTGGTTATTTAACCCAATATATGGGTAACAAAATCAACCCATATATTGGGTTACATTGGGTTATTCTGACCAGGATGTTGGGTTACAGTGACCCAGAATATTAGTGTGTCTTTTTGACCCAATAATGGTTTAGATTAACTTCTTTAATTGGGTTTATCTGACCCATCAATTATGTTGAATTATGCTATGCTTTTTTTGTAGATGGCAGAAAGCCTTTTTAAGAAGCAAACAAGTTTAAAGAATATAATGCTGACAATTTTAAACAAATTACTCACTTGGTACTTTATTATTACTTACATAGTACATCTATcactatgtgtttttgtgttacaCATTTACTGCTACAGTATGAGATGGAATGAAGACAATCTTGAATATTCAATCTTaaatttatttaaaatgtataaaaaGTTAAAAAGCAGTAAAAGCCAGTCATCATATATGAGCAATTTGATAAAAGTACAGTTGATAACATTTAAACTCAACCATAAACTTGGAAACCCAGTTCAGTTTCAGGCCAGTCCTtttaaagtctctctctcccagtcactTTCTGTCATGTGTCTGTTGCCCTGTCTTATTGAAGGCAGTCTGTAAAAGAGAAGGAAGCATACTTTACAATTGACCCCTTCTATGAATATAAGTAATGCAAACTTCTCAgcttgtgtgacaaataaaagcaaacccacactagcAGCCTAAAAGTCAGGTGCAATAGttagaagtaatgcagatgtatacaatatatacacCACAATTAGAAAGTTTGGGGGTGCACTATATTTAtctatagattttttttatacagaggacatttcaaagtgaccctacacttctgcacagtagtatgtctatgtgatatcatacctaatcaCATCGTTGCCTTGCCTTCCTGCGTACACCACCTTTCTGACGCCTAACATAGATCATCccccatctgacttgcaatagtagcctctggctccaggctgggacttctggcacctacaaaaaaaaaatagagatgcaccgatcgctcggccgccgatcagaatcggccgattttcacgtgatcggccacgaccggcgaccggccggtcagtctgagacatgccgattttatgccggtcaaatgcactcgcacctacttgtaacaacattacacagctgagttagcaaagtttgatgaagctagcaaaggctaacaGCGCCAAATCAGCGCTTTATCCAGCGCAaaagggctggataaagcgctaatgctgCGTTTTTCTATGcggcgaacgctgtgctttgccatattgcgtggaatttactaagctgtcacttcaggttacgtaaacagcgcacatcaccgcccgtccttgccgctaattgcgtgctcacagctgaaccacaagcgctgtcaacaagcagcaacatagccacggcaggaataaacattttgcttcggtttgccaccttagcatgtattctttcacactaataggctacaacaacaaagtccgatttacacatttagaggtttatttcattaccttttgtctactcacgcctgtatatttcttctaaattcgccaaaagtaagcattctaacatgtcatcatacactaccgcgaccgtgatacaaaacatatcatgtgtggtgtcgttggaaagctgtgtttcatgacgttatgccatccaaatatggacacttcctttgtatccgcaagcaatcgcgaaagttcaaagaagagtgtagtagactgagtatgcatgccattggctgtgtttcaaggctgttatctcaaaattagttttttgtaattttccaacatctcagcctaggctatgtagcacctatacaccgaactttccagttatacacttatcagtattctgaagatatttacagttggatattgtatgtgagaagaaaaaaaatagtagtcctatagtgcatttctattagtagtgtgtgaaatgaatgtcccacactgggaatactgcaggtgaagaagacttgaagaagaatctgtctattcaaattttttttaccagccattgataagttgattacatttttatattaacatgttgtattaaagaaaggatagaaaataactctttttgtgtgctgtaaagtggttagaagatgccaatcggaatcggctaaaatcggtatcggcaggtcaaattctatgaaaaatcggaaatcggaatcggccaaaaaattgcaatcggtgcatctctaaaaaaaaataaagaaaacagcaattgccatacaatttgttattgttgattaagATATAAAATCAtagaatttttttaaaaaagcaaggTAAGTCAATCAGGtagaaatgataattaccttatggaggcacccttgccaccatCACATCTATATTAATTCTTGACATCagggctctgtcaataaaagATGAGGTTTAACAAAATTATGCGTACTGTACAACAAACTGAATTAGCAAACAATGGTAAATATGGCTAAATTGCTAAATTCAATACTACTTTAGGTAAGTGCAATAATCATGATTACTTTCTGGATTAATGCATTACATAGCACATAATGACAAACAAAGAGCATTCTCAATAACATACCCTGTAGTCCACACCCACTACGTTGAGGTCAGCCATGGTTACAAGACATCAAGTAACAGGTAccatcagggtagaccgactttgccctggacagttgatagagcccactacaaagtcataacagacacatgaaaggaggggataaactaaactGTTACAGACaggaatacatgcacacatattacaaTGCTATATgagggtatgtgtgtctatctggtgagtgaactcacttgcaggcttggGATTTCTTCTGTATGGACgtaacacacatttggaacattccaaaatgcacacagcggtctcagggcagcagtcctcacaccacctgcaaacagagggaacagaagaAGGCTAATattaatacattgcaaaactcacagaacatgaaaagaccatcactgatgCACTACTCTACCgcactcacatgcatcttaaataaacacatgcctcgGTGTAAGTCATCAAACATGGCAcaaataaaggctataaaatgaaGAACATAAAGCCTAACACTACCCTAAACAAACTAAAAATCCCTTTACTTGTCGGCATGATATTTCTGCtaattgaaattccccaaatgcCCCACCATTCACATCCACTATATGACAGATCTATTAATGAGCACACAACACTACAGTTCCTATATCAGGGGATGAAATAACTTAATATTAACCTACTTCATTCGTTTTACTTGTCCTCTTtccagttatagcaacactacatattatgcatcaacactatcGATACATGTATTATGTTTAAGTAATGTTAACGACCCATGCCCCACGGAAGGTTGAAAGGTAACGTTAACTTTcgttgtgtgtctgtagcagctAGCTTTAGCCTGCTAACTTTAGCCTGCATGGTAAAAGCCactttaaatgtaggctaagcTATTGCGCCTGATGTGTGAAAACTCACactctacattcataacgacatctcagactgaattattgctagatatgataTTAACTACCATTCCAAAAATTCCACATAAAGGTGAAATTAGTTACTCGTAAAGTTAACATcaacagctaacatcgctaacgttaGCGAAGTTGGGGATGGGCTGCTTAGTGAGTTAACCCAGTACTTGGGCTGTCCGTAGTTAAGTGACCCAGGCAGTGGGTAGAATGCCCTACATCTGTTGGAGATTGAGTTCTAAACCACCGACCCTGTGGCTGGGTTATGATAAATAACCCAGTATGGGCTGACATAACCCAATAAATGGTAAAACTGCCACAACCCAGTAATTGGGTGCTGAAAtgacccagcattttttagagtgtacacACTCATTATGTGAaagatatgacacacacacacacacacacactgattatgTGAAAgatacaagacacacacacacactgattatgTGAAAgatataagacacacacacacacactgattatgtgaaagatactgtatatgacacacacactgattatgtgaaagaaaagacacacctacacactgatTATGTGACAgatataagacacacacacactgattatgTGAAAGACTgcgtaagacacacacagactgattaTGTGAAAGACTTCATAAGAAACCTACACACTGATTATGTGAAAGACTCCACATGAGTCATTGAAGTTTGAAGCCATCATCACAAATGCCTCCAATTAGAAATGGCATTTGCTTAGCGATAGTGTTAAAACTGGAAAAACGTTATTCCGGTTTAATTTGGGTGATGGATGAATTTGAGCCTTGAGCCTTATACATCTTAAACCTTATACAtttacgcacacactctcacactcacaaaatcaaacaaatgttttcaagAGGTACGACTTACCAAAGTAACTCTCAAACACTGAATTGTTTGTAGGAAAGAGAATACGGGGAGAACCATCTACAGCTGAGAAACAAAGAgaatcagttacacacacacactcacacacacacacacacacacacacatacacacacacacacacacacacacacacacacacacacacacacacacatagagaataAGGGGATAACCATCTACAGctgagaaacaaaaacaatcagttacacacatacacacacacacacacacacacacacacacacatacacacacacacacacacacacacgtacacacacacacacacacacacacacacacacacacatagagaataAGGGGATAACCATCTACAGctgagaaacaaaaacaatcagttacacacatacacacacacacacacacacacacacacacctacacacacacctacacacacatctacatacacacacacacacacacacacacacacacacacacacacacacgctcacccactctcccacacactcacacactctctcagtcttactcactctctggtgtgtgtgtgctggcactGAGGGTGGCCGGTTGGAAGGTGGGAACAGCTGATCCTGATGAGGACAAACACATCACAACTGAagcattgtgggtaatgaaGTAATGCTGCAGAGGGTTGTGGGTAATGAAGTCATGCTGAAGCGTTGTGGGTAATGTGGTCATGTTGAAGGAGATTGTGGGTAGTGTGGTCACGTTGaaggggattgtgggtaatgaAGTCATGCTGAAGGGGATTGTGGGTATTGTGGTCATGCTGAAGGGGATTGTGGGAAATGTGGCCATGTTGAAGGATGTTGTTGCTGTGTTGATAAAACCAAACGCTACATTACATGCTCTCTGACAGAATGTGATGTGATGAAAGCGCAGATGGCTCAGTCTTACCAGGAAGTGACATAATTTCACAAGTTATGGGTGTAGCACTGGTCAGACTATGGTGTACACTCTGGGTAATGTACTCTGTGGTACATGTACTCTGGTGCACTCTGAGTAGTGTAGTACCTGTGGTGTGGTGCActctgggtagtgtagtacatGTGGTGTGGTGCActctgggtagtgtagtacctGTGGTGTGGTGCACTGTGGGTAGTGTAATACCAGTGCTGTGCACCCTGGAGACTCGGCTTATGGTGTAGATGGTGCTGAACACGCGGACGGTCACTCTGCAGGTGTAGAAGCCGGAGTCCGACGAAGAGAAGTTCTTAATGGTCAGATACTCATCCCAGAGAGAACGATAGCGCCCCCTACCTACCGGGAGGATGGCTCTACTCCTGTCCTGAAACGGCAACCCACACAAGTTCATCAACactagagtacacacacacacacacacacacacacacacacacacacacacacacacatatacccatacacatacacacacacacacacacatgcaatcaggGAAAAATTCCGCACTTGTCAATGATGATCGAGGGAAGTATAACgtgtgttcaaagagccctacagtatgtcactgaacagttacactcccggtgtaaaaacacTTTTCCGCTGTCAGGCATGTAGCCTAGCTtacagcgcggccgcatttattaggcgtcagTATCTGCCCAGCAAAAcaaagcccaatttacggacattctaTAGacgtgaacaacaggtggctgtataGCTTACATTCCgcatatgcttcatgtctgaatgtccgctaccgtcagaaacagattttcattcaaatgaacttaacttgaactagttcaaaatttaaaatggtgaactatgaacgtgaacagttcactttgcacgtgtgtgagctgaactttgaactagttattgaaaagtgtgaacgtgcacaacactgacacacacacacacgcacacacacacatacagtatacaccgatacgtacacacacatacacacacagatacacagtacacccgcatatacacacatacacacacacatctacacgtGTCATCCAGAACACACTCGTACCTTATACCAGAGTGTGTTCCCGGTTCTGTTGAAGTGGTCTATGGGGCAGGGGATGTTGCATTCCGTCCCTGGCATCACCGGGGCGACTAGATATGACATCTTCTCCATGTCTGCTCTTCCAGACCGGTACACAGCAAGGGACACGTTGGACTTAAGACAGAACGTCTCATTCCTggaggatgcacacacacacacacacacacacacacttggtcttCAGCATAATCTGTTGAAAGGTTTTTGTGCTTGTACACACTGccattgcctgtgtgtgcgtgtataagtgtttgtgtgtgtgtgtgtgtgtgtgtgtgtgtgtgtgtgtgtgtgtgtgtgtgtgtattacctcaCTACACAGGTGTAGGTTCCAGAATCTGATGGCTGTGATGGGAGGAGCCACAGGCCACGCCCATCTGGTCTGAGCCGGCCCCCTCTGTGGTTGCCGTGGCCACTGTGGAAAGTGTACCGGTCGCCGCGGGTGATGTGGAATGTGTATCCATTGTCAGGGGTAAGGGCGGCGTCGTCAATCAGCCGCTCCAGATCAGAGCATTGGAGCAGAACAGGCTCCGCCTCCAacacaaacacgcccatctCCGCCTCCAGCCACCAACagccgtctacacacacacacacacacacacacacacacattatacacacacacacattatacacacacacattatactccccctccaacacaaacacgcccatctCCGCCTCCAGCCACCAACagccgtctacacacacacacacacacacacacattatacacacacacacattatacacacacacattatactccccctccaacacaaacacgcccatctCCGCCTCCAGCCACCAACagccgtctacacacacacacacacacacacacacattttacacacacacacacacacacacagattatattcccc from Sardina pilchardus chromosome 12, fSarPil1.1, whole genome shotgun sequence encodes:
- the LOC134098039 gene encoding interleukin-1 receptor type 2, coding for MVPQIQFSLVGVCWILLLLPDGLATSYLHSLPVHDGCWWLEAEMGVFVLEAEPVLLQCSDLERLIDDAALTPDNGYTFHITRGDRYTFHSGHGNHRGGRLRPDGRGLWLLPSQPSDSGTYTCVVRNETFCLKSNVSLAVYRSGRADMEKMSYLVAPVMPGTECNIPCPIDHFNRTGNTLWYKDRSRAILPVGRGRYRSLWDEYLTIKNFSSSDSGFYTCRVTVRVFSTIYTISRVSRVHSTGITLPTVHHTTGSAVPTFQPATLSASTHTPETVDGSPRILFPTNNSVFESYFGSSLVLRCIVDTESQSTASTQVTWLIDGQSPSDLNPQVFQREIRLLSGQLEAELVIVEVRGEELGAEFRCVTHNSAGSQEVYAHIQMADQSSVWWAVGLFCGSCFVCVMCVFLYHLRPHTHTNKQRDYFLTRQDSVF